The Myxococcota bacterium genome has a segment encoding these proteins:
- a CDS encoding HAD-IA family hydrolase, translating into MTDAPPPADAATGDAATGDGAPRRSRAPLEAVLLDAMGTLIELAEPPGDTYARIAAEHGVALPAWRLGDAFERVRRRMPPMVFPDADARDVPALERAWWRDLVRQVFLATDGTAHFADFEAFFDALFAHYARAAAWRLRPGARDALSAMRARGWRLGVVSNFDHRLAGILEDLGIASFFDVVATPATARAAKPDPAALAAALAGVRAPAAACAYVGDDAALDARAARAAGMRFVDVSALDALDALPALVEAA; encoded by the coding sequence ATGACGGACGCGCCGCCGCCCGCGGACGCCGCGACGGGTGACGCCGCGACGGGCGACGGCGCGCCGCGCAGGTCGCGCGCGCCGCTCGAGGCCGTGCTGCTCGACGCGATGGGCACCCTGATCGAGCTCGCGGAGCCGCCGGGCGACACGTACGCGCGCATCGCGGCCGAGCACGGCGTCGCGCTCCCCGCGTGGCGCCTCGGCGACGCGTTCGAGCGCGTGCGCCGTCGCATGCCGCCCATGGTGTTCCCCGACGCGGACGCGCGCGACGTCCCGGCGCTCGAGCGCGCGTGGTGGCGCGATCTCGTGCGCCAGGTCTTCCTCGCGACCGACGGCACGGCGCACTTCGCCGACTTCGAGGCGTTCTTCGACGCGCTCTTCGCGCACTACGCGCGAGCGGCGGCCTGGCGGCTGCGGCCGGGCGCGCGCGACGCGCTCTCCGCCATGCGCGCCCGCGGCTGGCGGCTCGGCGTCGTCTCCAACTTCGACCATCGCCTCGCAGGAATCCTCGAAGACCTCGGGATTGCTAGCTTCTTCGACGTCGTCGCGACACCGGCGACGGCCCGGGCCGCGAAGCCCGACCCGGCCGCGCTCGCGGCCGCGCTCGCCGGCGTGCGCGCGCCCGCGGCCGCCTGCGCGTACGTGGGCGACGACGCGGCGCTCGACGCGCGCGCCGCCCGCGCCGCCGGGATGCGCTTCGTGGACGTCTCGGCGCTCGACGCGCTCGACGCGCTTCCGGCGCTCGTCGAGGCCGCCTAA